One region of Qipengyuania sp. SS22 genomic DNA includes:
- a CDS encoding PQQ-dependent dehydrogenase, methanol/ethanol family — MRRIGWAAVAVLGFCGTLAGCNMGAAETPEGGIDAVRLINAGDDPANWITHGGGYAEQRFSPLAQIDRDSVGDLGLAWFSDMDTARGQEATPLVMDGKLYVTSAWSKVFAFDAATGEALWSYDPEVPGETGVKACCDVVNRGLAAWGDHLFLGTLDGRLVALDRDTGAVAWEKVTVDQDKSYTITGAPRVIDGKVLIGNGGAEFGVRGYIAAYSADDGEELWRFYTVPGDEGDDAPEYLKDAAETWSGDVLSSETGIGGGGTVWDSMAYDPELDLLYFGVGNGSPWNRAYRSPGPDGRGEGDNLYLSSIVAIRPDTGEYVWHYQTTPGETWDYTATQHIVLADMEIDGRSRQVLMQAPKNGYFYVLDRATGEFISAEPYIPLNWSTGMSADGRPQMNPETRIDITGQPALVMPGPLGGHNWHPMAYHPGENLVYIPAFEAAMLYAPEADWKPDRARGFNIGFDLGAGDLPPDLGIRREVQGTIKGKLVAWDPVAQEARWSVEHPGPWNGGLLATGGGLVFQGNSGSEFAAYNSANGERLWSFAAQTGVVAPPITYTVDGEQYVAVLAGWGGAFALSADGALIDNMRPVRNISRLLVFKLGGTAQLPAEPDFTLAALDPPPSRASAATIALGGSKYARYCAVCHAPGAVGSTELPDLRRSGALENRAAWMQIVHGGALQDNGMASFAPSLSEDEVEAIRQYVIKRANEDKAMEAERAKTRVTRR; from the coding sequence ATGCGACGGATCGGTTGGGCGGCAGTGGCCGTGCTGGGGTTTTGCGGGACGCTGGCTGGCTGCAACATGGGCGCTGCGGAAACGCCCGAGGGCGGGATCGACGCCGTCCGGCTGATCAATGCGGGCGACGACCCGGCCAACTGGATTACGCACGGCGGCGGCTATGCCGAACAGCGCTTCTCTCCGCTCGCGCAGATCGACCGCGACAGCGTGGGCGATCTCGGTCTCGCCTGGTTTTCCGACATGGACACCGCGCGTGGGCAGGAAGCGACCCCGCTGGTGATGGACGGCAAGCTCTATGTCACCAGCGCATGGAGCAAAGTCTTCGCCTTCGACGCCGCGACCGGCGAGGCACTGTGGAGCTACGATCCCGAAGTACCCGGCGAAACCGGGGTCAAGGCATGCTGCGACGTGGTCAATCGCGGGCTCGCCGCCTGGGGCGATCACCTGTTCCTCGGCACGCTCGACGGGCGGCTGGTCGCGCTCGACCGCGATACCGGCGCGGTGGCGTGGGAGAAGGTCACCGTCGACCAGGACAAGAGCTATACGATTACCGGCGCGCCGCGCGTAATCGACGGCAAGGTGCTGATCGGCAATGGCGGCGCTGAGTTCGGCGTGCGCGGCTATATCGCCGCCTACAGCGCCGACGACGGCGAGGAGCTGTGGCGCTTCTACACCGTTCCCGGCGACGAGGGTGACGACGCGCCCGAATATCTGAAGGACGCGGCAGAAACCTGGAGCGGCGATGTCCTGTCGAGCGAGACGGGCATTGGCGGCGGCGGGACGGTGTGGGATTCGATGGCCTACGATCCCGAACTGGACCTGCTCTATTTCGGCGTCGGCAACGGATCCCCGTGGAACCGGGCCTACCGCAGCCCCGGCCCCGACGGGCGCGGCGAAGGCGACAATCTCTACCTCTCCAGCATCGTCGCGATCCGCCCCGATACGGGCGAATATGTCTGGCATTACCAGACCACTCCGGGCGAGACCTGGGACTACACCGCCACGCAACACATCGTGCTGGCCGATATGGAGATCGACGGGCGCAGCCGGCAGGTGCTGATGCAGGCACCCAAGAACGGCTATTTCTACGTCCTCGACCGCGCGACGGGCGAATTCATTTCCGCCGAGCCCTATATCCCGCTCAACTGGTCCACCGGAATGAGCGCGGATGGCCGGCCGCAGATGAACCCCGAAACGCGGATCGACATTACCGGCCAGCCCGCGCTGGTGATGCCGGGGCCGCTGGGCGGCCACAACTGGCATCCGATGGCGTATCATCCGGGCGAAAACCTCGTTTACATCCCCGCCTTCGAAGCCGCGATGCTCTATGCCCCCGAAGCGGACTGGAAGCCCGACCGCGCGCGCGGGTTCAACATCGGCTTCGACCTGGGCGCGGGCGATTTGCCGCCCGACCTGGGCATCCGCCGCGAGGTGCAAGGCACGATCAAGGGCAAGCTGGTTGCATGGGACCCGGTGGCGCAGGAAGCACGCTGGAGCGTCGAACATCCCGGCCCGTGGAACGGCGGCCTGCTGGCGACCGGCGGCGGGCTTGTCTTCCAGGGCAATTCGGGCAGCGAGTTCGCGGCCTACAATTCGGCCAATGGCGAGCGGCTGTGGAGCTTCGCCGCGCAGACCGGCGTGGTCGCCCCGCCGATCACCTACACGGTGGACGGCGAACAATATGTCGCGGTGCTGGCCGGCTGGGGCGGTGCCTTCGCGCTGTCTGCCGATGGCGCGCTGATCGATAATATGCGCCCGGTGCGCAACATCAGCCGGTTGCTGGTCTTCAAGCTGGGCGGCACGGCGCAATTGCCCGCAGAACCCGACTTCACGCTGGCCGCGCTCGACCCGCCGCCGTCGCGTGCCAGCGCGGCAACCATTGCGCTGGGGGGCAGCAAATACGCTCGCTATTGCGCGGTCTGCCATGCGCCGGGAGCGGTCGGTTCGACCGAACTGCCCGACCTGCGCCGCTCGGGCGCGCTGGAAAACCGCGCGGCGTGGATGCAGATCGTCCATGGCGGCGCGCTGCAGGACAATGGCATGGCCAGCTTCGCCCCCTCGCTGTCCGAGGACGAGGTCGAGGCGATCCGCCAATATGTCATCAAGCGCGCCAATGAAGACAAGGCGATGGAGGCGGAGCGCGCCAAGACCCGCGTCACGCGGCGCTGA
- a CDS encoding NfeD family protein, which yields MDGIESYWIWLIIGLALATLEMIVPGVYLIWLAMAALGIAVLAFVSAPPLALQIVAWLSLSLILAFSAKRWLRDRPASSSDPLLNNRVGRLHGETALVTQAIESGSGRVKVGDSEWIARGADTAAGARVRIIGSNGAELLVEPVALLEDDTPP from the coding sequence ATGGATGGTATCGAATCCTACTGGATCTGGCTGATCATCGGCCTGGCACTGGCCACGCTCGAGATGATCGTGCCCGGGGTCTACCTGATTTGGCTGGCGATGGCGGCGCTGGGCATCGCGGTGCTGGCCTTCGTCTCTGCGCCCCCGCTGGCGCTGCAGATCGTCGCCTGGCTGTCGCTCTCATTGATCCTCGCCTTTTCGGCCAAGCGCTGGCTGCGCGACCGCCCGGCCAGCTCCTCCGACCCGCTGCTCAACAACCGCGTCGGCCGGCTCCACGGCGAAACCGCGTTGGTGACGCAGGCGATCGAAAGCGGCTCGGGCCGGGTGAAGGTGGGCGATAGCGAATGGATCGCGCGCGGTGCGGATACGGCGGCGGGTGCGCGCGTGCGCATTATCGGCAGCAATGGCGCCGAACTGCTGGTCGAGCCGGTCGCACTGCTCGAAGACGATACCCCGCCCTAA
- a CDS encoding flavin-containing monooxygenase has translation MATVHKDGLIDKEALRRRYAAERDKRLRTDGAGQYKRLESEFTDLAADPYTPREAREPVTDHVTFAFIGGGFAGLVVGARLKEAGVTDYRIVEKGGDFGGTWYWNRYPGAQCDTASMIYMPLLEETGHMPSEKYAHAPEIRDHCSNIGRQYDLYDNALFHTQVTDLEWDDARKVWIVRTDRGDEFTAKYVGMGTGPLHVAKLPGLPGIEEFEGKSFHTSRWDYGYTGGTPEGEPMTGLSDKRVAVIGTGATAVQVVPNVARDAQELLVFQRTPSSVDERNNRPLTRDWFDEVAEPGWQKKWQENFVANLGIGFPAEDLVDDGWTDLGKRIRAQVIDMPPEQRTPEGIMAAFEDADNAKMSEIRARAEAIVGGEAGAKLQAWYRQLCKRPCFHDEYLQAFTRPNTHLVDTDGKGVERITAKGVIASGKEYDVDCIVYASGFEVGTDFTERAGYDVTGRGGRLLSDYWAGGMRSFHGLHVHGFPNMFFVQQNQAAAFIANYPHNLVDHAETVAAVVAHAEARGHASVEPRAEAEQQWLDFLLTGPAARLGSTECTPGYYNNEGQGYGEQERFALGHPAGALGFFNHIDQWRRSGAFEGLEFA, from the coding sequence ATGGCTACGGTCCACAAGGACGGCTTGATCGACAAGGAGGCGCTGCGGCGCCGTTATGCGGCGGAGCGCGACAAGCGGCTGCGGACCGACGGGGCCGGGCAGTACAAGCGGCTCGAAAGCGAGTTCACCGACCTTGCCGCCGATCCCTACACCCCGCGCGAGGCACGCGAGCCGGTCACCGATCATGTCACCTTCGCCTTTATCGGCGGCGGGTTTGCCGGGCTGGTCGTGGGTGCGCGGCTCAAGGAAGCGGGGGTCACCGACTATCGCATCGTCGAGAAGGGCGGCGATTTCGGCGGGACTTGGTACTGGAACCGCTATCCCGGCGCGCAATGCGACACCGCGAGCATGATCTACATGCCGCTGCTCGAGGAAACCGGGCACATGCCGAGCGAGAAATACGCGCATGCGCCCGAAATCCGCGATCATTGCAGTAATATCGGCCGGCAGTACGATCTCTATGACAATGCGCTGTTCCACACGCAGGTGACCGATCTCGAATGGGATGATGCCCGCAAAGTGTGGATCGTGCGGACCGATCGCGGCGATGAATTTACCGCCAAATATGTCGGTATGGGCACCGGCCCGTTGCATGTCGCCAAGCTGCCCGGCCTGCCCGGGATCGAGGAGTTCGAAGGCAAGAGCTTCCACACCAGCCGGTGGGACTATGGCTATACCGGCGGCACGCCCGAGGGCGAGCCGATGACCGGGCTGTCGGACAAGCGCGTGGCAGTGATCGGCACGGGCGCGACCGCAGTGCAGGTGGTGCCCAATGTCGCGCGCGATGCGCAGGAACTGCTGGTCTTCCAGCGCACGCCGTCGAGCGTGGACGAGCGCAACAACCGCCCGCTGACCCGTGACTGGTTCGACGAGGTTGCAGAACCCGGTTGGCAGAAGAAATGGCAGGAAAACTTCGTCGCCAATCTGGGCATCGGCTTTCCCGCCGAAGACCTGGTCGACGATGGCTGGACCGATCTGGGCAAGCGCATCCGCGCGCAGGTGATCGATATGCCGCCCGAACAGCGCACGCCTGAAGGCATCATGGCCGCATTCGAGGATGCCGATAACGCCAAGATGAGCGAGATCCGCGCGCGCGCTGAGGCGATCGTCGGCGGCGAGGCGGGGGCAAAGCTGCAGGCGTGGTATCGCCAGCTGTGCAAACGCCCGTGCTTCCACGACGAATATCTCCAGGCCTTCACCCGGCCCAACACGCATCTGGTCGATACCGATGGCAAGGGCGTCGAACGGATTACCGCTAAGGGCGTCATAGCCAGTGGCAAGGAATATGACGTCGACTGCATCGTCTATGCCTCGGGCTTCGAGGTCGGCACCGATTTCACCGAGCGCGCGGGCTATGACGTGACCGGTCGCGGCGGGCGGCTGCTGTCGGACTATTGGGCGGGCGGCATGCGCAGTTTTCACGGCCTGCATGTCCATGGCTTCCCCAACATGTTCTTCGTCCAGCAGAACCAGGCGGCGGCCTTTATCGCCAATTACCCGCACAACCTCGTCGACCATGCCGAAACGGTCGCCGCGGTGGTCGCGCATGCCGAGGCGCGGGGGCACGCCAGCGTCGAGCCCAGGGCGGAGGCCGAACAGCAATGGCTCGACTTCCTGCTGACCGGCCCCGCCGCGCGACTGGGCAGCACCGAATGCACGCCCGGCTATTACAACAATGAAGGGCAGGGCTATGGCGAACAGGAGCGCTTTGCGCTGGGCCATCCGGCGGGCGCGCTGGGGTTCTTCAACCATATCGACCAATGGCGCCGATCGGGCGCTTTCGAAGGGCTCGAGTTTGCCTGA
- a CDS encoding DUF2306 domain-containing protein: MFALALPAPFTARKPSTFDIGPVSRALVTIVGTVMTLLCVIAIGRALGGLTPELPRLRNLAIAIHVVSVLPAIPLGAYVLLTRKGDARHKQLGKIWLALMLLTAFSAIFIKTSGSFGPIHVFVPLTIFSAWRSVATARRGDIARHKRQLVFTYLTGLVFPGLAAFLLPGRLMNVILFG; the protein is encoded by the coding sequence ATGTTCGCACTCGCGCTTCCCGCCCCCTTCACTGCCCGCAAACCTTCCACTTTCGATATCGGCCCGGTCAGCCGCGCGCTGGTGACAATCGTCGGCACCGTGATGACGCTGCTGTGCGTGATCGCGATCGGTCGCGCGCTGGGCGGACTGACGCCCGAACTGCCGCGCCTGCGCAATTTGGCGATCGCGATCCATGTGGTGTCGGTGCTGCCCGCGATCCCGCTCGGCGCCTATGTCCTGCTGACGCGCAAGGGCGATGCGCGGCACAAGCAATTGGGCAAGATCTGGCTGGCGCTGATGCTGCTGACCGCGTTCTCGGCGATCTTCATCAAGACAAGTGGCAGTTTCGGCCCGATCCATGTCTTCGTGCCGCTGACGATCTTTTCCGCCTGGCGTTCGGTCGCGACCGCACGGCGCGGCGATATCGCCAGGCATAAGCGGCAGCTGGTGTTCACCTATCTCACCGGACTGGTCTTCCCCGGCCTCGCCGCATTCCTGCTGCCGGGCCGGCTGATGAACGTGATTCTGTTTGGCTGA
- a CDS encoding dienelactone hydrolase family protein: protein MCDEQDLARWARGKVSRRAFGGGALAAGVAACAPVDTDVQRPELAGGLTERMVSFAAPGGTMDGFFVHPANTASPLVLFWPDIAGLREAKRQMARRLAGAGYAVFVANPYYRDVAGQQFADFAAFAAAEGFQKVRPWRAKLDTAAIQADARAATAWLDTQDGVDTARGIGTQGYCMGGPFTVWSTAAVPRMKAAASFHGGGLVREGADSPHRMLREDAHYLIAIAQNDDAKEPEAKTAFRAAAEAIGAAAEVEVYPADHGWCVPDSPSYDEAEAERARARLLATYAEAL from the coding sequence ATGTGCGACGAACAGGATCTGGCGCGCTGGGCGCGCGGTAAAGTCTCGCGGCGGGCGTTTGGCGGCGGTGCGCTGGCAGCGGGCGTGGCGGCCTGCGCGCCGGTCGACACCGATGTCCAGCGGCCCGAACTCGCCGGCGGACTGACCGAGCGCATGGTCAGCTTCGCCGCCCCCGGTGGCACGATGGACGGGTTCTTCGTCCACCCGGCGAATACAGCCAGCCCGCTGGTGCTGTTCTGGCCCGATATCGCGGGCTTGCGCGAAGCCAAGCGGCAGATGGCCCGGCGGCTGGCGGGCGCGGGCTATGCGGTCTTCGTCGCCAATCCCTATTACCGCGATGTCGCAGGCCAGCAGTTCGCCGATTTCGCGGCTTTCGCCGCCGCCGAAGGGTTCCAGAAAGTCCGCCCGTGGCGTGCCAAGCTCGATACCGCGGCTATCCAGGCCGATGCCCGCGCGGCAACCGCCTGGCTCGATACGCAGGACGGGGTCGATACGGCGCGCGGGATCGGCACGCAGGGCTATTGCATGGGCGGTCCGTTCACCGTGTGGAGCACGGCGGCGGTGCCGCGGATGAAGGCCGCGGCCAGCTTCCACGGCGGCGGCCTGGTACGCGAGGGCGCGGACAGCCCGCACCGCATGCTGCGCGAGGATGCGCATTATCTGATCGCGATCGCGCAGAACGACGATGCCAAGGAGCCCGAGGCCAAGACCGCATTCCGCGCGGCCGCCGAGGCGATCGGCGCGGCGGCGGAGGTCGAGGTCTATCCCGCTGACCACGGCTGGTGCGTGCCCGATTCGCCGTCCTACGACGAAGCCGAGGCCGAGCGGGCCCGGGCGCGCTTGCTGGCAACCTACGCTGAGGCGCTCTGA
- a CDS encoding LytTR family DNA-binding domain-containing protein, protein MDQPQPASARIARKLVIDLSIMTVIGLVLAIIGPFGTAAAPLALRMVSWVGLAWVGYAFYRPLAPLVAWLHVRLQLPKVGLWIGLTMLATVPLTVAIWIIEFLPGPIPAPTVEDALLAYLNVLVIGACITVVFYLLERSKADGPAQASETPPVAQPARQDDPRPAFLQRLPAELGSDLIALEMEDHYVRAHTALGSHLVLLRLRDALGELDGIDGAQVHRSWWVARDAVESVERDGRSVRLVLPRGIAAPVARSRVAELAGAGWF, encoded by the coding sequence ATGGACCAGCCCCAGCCCGCTTCCGCGCGTATCGCCCGCAAGCTCGTGATCGACCTGTCGATCATGACCGTGATCGGGCTGGTCCTGGCGATCATCGGCCCGTTCGGGACGGCGGCAGCGCCGCTCGCGTTGCGGATGGTGAGCTGGGTCGGGCTCGCCTGGGTCGGCTATGCTTTCTATCGTCCGCTGGCGCCGCTGGTCGCGTGGCTGCATGTGCGGCTGCAACTGCCCAAGGTCGGGCTGTGGATCGGCTTGACCATGCTTGCCACCGTGCCGTTGACTGTGGCGATCTGGATCATCGAATTCCTTCCCGGGCCGATCCCCGCACCCACGGTCGAGGATGCATTGCTCGCCTATCTCAACGTGCTGGTGATCGGGGCCTGTATCACCGTGGTGTTCTACCTGCTCGAGCGCAGCAAGGCGGATGGGCCTGCGCAAGCCAGCGAAACGCCGCCGGTTGCGCAACCCGCCCGGCAAGACGATCCGCGGCCCGCTTTCCTGCAGCGCCTCCCCGCCGAATTGGGCTCCGACCTGATCGCGCTCGAGATGGAGGACCATTATGTCCGCGCGCATACTGCGCTGGGGTCGCATCTGGTGCTGCTGCGCCTGCGCGATGCGCTGGGCGAGCTCGACGGGATCGACGGCGCGCAGGTCCATCGCAGCTGGTGGGTGGCGCGCGATGCGGTGGAGAGCGTCGAGCGTGACGGGCGTAGCGTCCGGCTGGTGCTGCCGCGCGGGATCGCGGCACCGGTCGCGCGCAGCCGGGTGGCCGAGCTGGCCGGCGCGGGCTGGTTCTAA
- a CDS encoding complex I NDUFA9 subunit family protein — protein sequence MAKSGALNGRLVVLMGGSGFIGNYVAQALLERGARVRIASRNPEKAFKLKPLANLGQIQFARCDASDRQSVERCLVGADAVINLVGAFGGNLRRLMGEAPGWMAEAAAKEGASAFVHVSAIAAEPEDDTEIEYAAAKKLGEVRVLAAFPKATILRPSILFGKDDNFINMFAGLISTLPVLPVFAPEAKLQPVYVDDVAEAAVRALEDPGTFGGKIYELGGPEQMSMMQINEAIAAAQQRKRTFLAMPDALSATFAALPGTPMGSDQWKLLKQGNVVSGEFPGFAKLGIEPKPLALFLDKWMVRYRKHGRFTEALSG from the coding sequence ATGGCGAAAAGTGGCGCGTTGAACGGCAGGCTGGTAGTGCTGATGGGCGGCAGCGGCTTTATCGGCAATTACGTGGCGCAGGCGCTGCTCGAACGCGGTGCGCGGGTGCGGATCGCCAGCCGCAACCCCGAAAAGGCGTTCAAGCTCAAGCCACTCGCCAACCTCGGTCAGATACAATTCGCGCGCTGCGATGCGAGCGATCGCCAGTCGGTCGAGCGCTGCCTCGTCGGGGCGGATGCGGTGATCAACCTCGTCGGCGCGTTCGGCGGCAATCTGCGCCGGCTGATGGGCGAAGCGCCGGGCTGGATGGCCGAGGCCGCCGCCAAGGAAGGCGCGAGCGCGTTCGTCCATGTCAGCGCGATCGCGGCAGAGCCCGAAGACGACACCGAGATCGAATATGCCGCAGCCAAGAAGCTGGGCGAGGTGCGCGTGCTCGCCGCCTTCCCCAAGGCAACCATCCTGCGGCCGAGCATTCTGTTCGGCAAGGACGACAATTTCATCAACATGTTCGCCGGGCTGATTTCGACGCTACCCGTGCTGCCGGTCTTCGCGCCCGAAGCGAAGCTGCAGCCGGTCTATGTCGACGATGTCGCGGAAGCTGCGGTGCGCGCGCTCGAGGACCCCGGCACGTTCGGCGGCAAGATCTATGAGCTGGGCGGACCCGAGCAGATGTCGATGATGCAGATCAACGAAGCGATCGCCGCAGCGCAGCAGCGCAAGCGGACCTTCCTGGCGATGCCCGATGCGCTCTCGGCGACCTTTGCCGCGCTGCCGGGCACACCGATGGGCAGCGATCAGTGGAAGCTGCTCAAGCAGGGCAATGTCGTCTCGGGCGAGTTTCCGGGTTTCGCCAAGCTGGGTATCGAGCCCAAGCCGCTCGCCCTGTTCCTCGACAAATGGATGGTGCGCTACCGCAAGCACGGCCGCTTCACCGAAGCGCTGAGCGGCTGA
- the purU gene encoding formyltetrahydrofolate deformylase, with amino-acid sequence MPDPFVLTLSCADRPGITARVTSFLFERGGNILEAQQFNDRMSDAFFMRVEFDPGAISRDAFRAEFAPLASEFAMEWKLSLRDRPRRVLIMVSKFDHCLADLLYRWRIGELPMDPVAIVSNHPRAAIEHTDLGDVPFHHLPITRDTKPAQEAQVRAIAEQSGAELIVLARYMQILSDEHAAHFAGRCINIHHSFLPGFKGAKPYHQAYERGVKMIGASAHYVTGDLDEGPIIHQDAESIGHADTPDALVRKGRDIESRVLAEAVRLHLEERVLLNGQRTVVFRG; translated from the coding sequence ATGCCCGACCCATTCGTCCTGACCCTGTCCTGCGCCGATCGCCCCGGGATTACCGCGCGCGTCACCTCCTTCCTGTTCGAGCGCGGCGGCAACATCCTCGAAGCGCAGCAGTTCAACGACCGGATGAGCGACGCCTTCTTCATGCGCGTCGAATTCGATCCGGGCGCGATCTCGCGCGATGCCTTCCGCGCGGAGTTCGCCCCGCTGGCGAGCGAGTTCGCGATGGAGTGGAAGCTGTCGCTGCGCGACCGCCCGCGGCGTGTGCTGATCATGGTCAGCAAGTTCGATCACTGCTTGGCTGACCTGCTCTATCGCTGGCGGATCGGCGAACTGCCGATGGACCCGGTGGCTATCGTCTCGAACCATCCGCGCGCCGCGATCGAGCATACCGATCTGGGCGACGTCCCGTTCCACCATTTGCCGATCACCCGCGACACCAAACCCGCGCAGGAAGCGCAGGTGCGCGCGATTGCCGAGCAAAGCGGTGCCGAACTCATCGTGCTGGCGCGCTATATGCAGATCCTGTCGGACGAACACGCGGCGCATTTTGCTGGCCGCTGCATCAATATCCACCACAGCTTCCTCCCCGGCTTCAAGGGCGCCAAGCCCTATCACCAGGCCTATGAGCGCGGGGTCAAGATGATCGGCGCGAGCGCGCATTACGTCACCGGCGATCTCGATGAAGGCCCGATCATCCACCAGGATGCCGAAAGCATCGGCCATGCCGACACGCCTGATGCGCTGGTGCGCAAGGGCCGCGACATCGAAAGCCGCGTGCTCGCCGAAGCGGTGCGTCTCCACCTGGAAGAGCGCGTCCTGCTCAACGGCCAGCGGACCGTGGTCTTCAGGGGCTGA
- a CDS encoding NAD(P)H-dependent flavin oxidoreductase, which produces MSKYPKTAGLMQRGAEFLGSETAILCGAMSWVSERGLVSAISNAGGFGVIACGAMTPDLLDAEIAATKALTDKPFGVNLITMHPDLFDLIAVCEKHAVGHVVLAGGIPPKGSVEAIKGGNNPAKVICFAPTLALAKKLLRSGADALVIEGMEAGGHIGPVSTSVLAQEMLPELAEDHLIFVAGGIGRGQAIAGYLEMGAAGVQLGTRFACAQESIAHPDFKKAFFRASARDAVASVQVDPRLPVIPVRALKNKGSELFTRKQIEVAGVLDREEIAMNEAQLQIEHYWAGALRRAVIDGDVESGSLMAGQSVGMLKEEEPVAAIIDKLMAQSEAALARR; this is translated from the coding sequence ATGAGCAAATATCCCAAGACGGCCGGCCTGATGCAGCGCGGCGCAGAATTCCTCGGCAGCGAAACCGCGATCCTGTGCGGCGCGATGAGCTGGGTTTCCGAGCGCGGCCTCGTATCCGCCATCTCCAATGCGGGCGGCTTCGGCGTGATTGCCTGCGGGGCGATGACCCCCGATCTGCTCGATGCCGAGATCGCCGCGACCAAGGCGCTGACCGACAAGCCCTTCGGCGTGAACCTGATCACCATGCACCCCGATCTGTTCGACCTCATTGCGGTATGCGAGAAACACGCAGTGGGCCATGTCGTGCTGGCGGGCGGCATTCCGCCCAAGGGCAGTGTCGAGGCGATCAAGGGCGGCAACAATCCCGCCAAGGTGATCTGTTTCGCCCCCACACTGGCGCTGGCCAAGAAGCTGCTGCGCTCGGGCGCGGATGCGCTGGTAATCGAGGGGATGGAAGCCGGCGGCCATATCGGCCCCGTGTCGACCAGCGTGTTGGCGCAGGAAATGCTGCCCGAACTGGCCGAGGATCACCTTATCTTTGTTGCCGGCGGCATCGGCCGGGGCCAGGCGATCGCGGGCTATCTGGAAATGGGTGCGGCGGGCGTCCAGCTCGGCACGCGCTTCGCCTGCGCGCAGGAAAGCATCGCGCATCCCGATTTCAAGAAGGCGTTTTTCCGCGCTTCGGCCCGCGATGCGGTGGCCAGCGTGCAGGTCGATCCGCGCCTGCCGGTAATCCCGGTCCGCGCGCTAAAAAACAAGGGAAGTGAGTTGTTTACCCGGAAACAGATCGAGGTTGCCGGCGTTCTAGACCGCGAGGAGATCGCGATGAACGAGGCGCAATTGCAGATCGAGCATTACTGGGCGGGCGCATTGCGCCGCGCGGTGATCGACGGCGATGTCGAAAGCGGCAGCCTCATGGCCGGGCAATCGGTCGGTATGCTCAAGGAAGAAGAACCGGTCGCCGCGATCATCGACAAGCTGATGGCCCAAAGCGAAGCAGCGCTCGCGCGCCGCTGA
- a CDS encoding SPFH domain-containing protein, which translates to MLGGTLVLMLLVLVVVMFLVMGVRIVKQGFVYTIERLGKYHLAADPGLHIIYPFIDRVGHKINMMEQVLDIPGQEIITKDNAMVGVDAVVFFQVLDAGKAAYEVSGLQNAILALTTTNLRTVMGSMDLDETLSKRDEINARLLSVVDHATSPWGIKITRVEIKDIRPPVDISEAMARQMKAERLKRAEILEAEGDKTSSILRAEGRKQSAILEAEGKREAQFRDAEARERAAQAEAKATEMVSNAIASSGNQAINYFIAQEYTKAVGKFADSPNAKTILFPVEATQLIGSLGGIGELIKGTFDGAEGTVDSGMPIPASRDTAPTRRTSVPRSRGE; encoded by the coding sequence ATGCTTGGTGGTACGCTTGTCTTGATGCTGCTGGTCCTGGTCGTTGTCATGTTCCTGGTGATGGGCGTGCGCATCGTGAAACAGGGCTTCGTCTACACCATCGAACGGCTGGGAAAATATCACCTCGCCGCCGATCCCGGCCTGCATATCATCTACCCCTTCATCGATCGCGTCGGTCACAAGATCAACATGATGGAGCAGGTGCTCGATATTCCCGGGCAGGAAATCATCACCAAGGACAACGCCATGGTCGGCGTCGATGCGGTGGTGTTCTTCCAGGTGCTCGATGCGGGCAAGGCGGCCTATGAAGTGTCGGGCCTGCAAAACGCGATCCTGGCGCTGACGACCACCAATCTGCGCACCGTGATGGGCTCGATGGATCTCGACGAGACGCTGTCGAAGCGGGACGAGATCAACGCCCGGCTGCTCAGCGTGGTCGATCACGCCACCTCGCCTTGGGGGATCAAGATCACCCGCGTGGAGATCAAGGATATCCGCCCGCCGGTCGATATCTCCGAAGCCATGGCGCGGCAGATGAAGGCCGAGCGTCTCAAGCGCGCCGAAATCCTCGAGGCCGAAGGCGACAAGACCAGCTCGATCCTGCGCGCCGAGGGCCGCAAGCAATCCGCCATCCTCGAGGCCGAGGGCAAGCGCGAAGCGCAGTTTCGCGATGCCGAAGCGCGCGAACGCGCGGCGCAGGCCGAAGCCAAGGCGACCGAGATGGTTTCCAACGCCATCGCCTCTTCGGGCAATCAGGCGATCAATTACTTCATCGCGCAGGAATATACCAAGGCGGTGGGCAAGTTCGCCGACAGCCCCAACGCCAAGACCATCCTGTTCCCCGTCGAGGCAACCCAGCTGATCGGCTCGCTCGGTGGTATCGGCGAACTGATCAAGGGCACGTTCGACGGCGCCGAGGGCACGGTGGATAGCGGCATGCCGATACCTGCCAGCCGCGACACCGCTCCCACGCGCCGGACCAGCGTTCCGCGTTCGCGGGGCGAGTGA